The [Pseudomonas] carboxydohydrogena genome includes a window with the following:
- a CDS encoding primosomal protein N': MPRRVVEVLVPVALNQTYSYGVPDGLDLAIGDVVTVPLAAREVTAVVWGDNANPDPRLHNRLKDVSHKLDVPPLREELRRFVDWVSNYTLASRGMVARMTLRMGEHLGPERVRLGVRRVGDPPQRMTAARARVLDLLSDRLLRAKSEAAQEAGVSASVIDGLVDEGTLAVEPMPREKPMQSPDPSFAEPDFSPEQGEAAAKMRALAAQDDFAVALIDGVTGSGKTEVYFEAVAEIIRKKRQALILMPEIALTGQFLERFAQRFGVRPVEWHSELTPRTRARNWLAVANNEAQVVVGARSALFLPYADLGLIVVDEEHDQAYKQSDGAHYHARDMAVVRGHIAKIPVVLSSATPSVETEVNARTGRYRRIALPQRFGGQHMPHIEAIDLKREGPQRGRFISPPLAEAVKFAVERKEQALLFLNRRGYAPLTLCRACGHRFSCNICDAWLVDHRFRQRLVCHHCGFSMPRPRLCPQCGAEESLAAIGPGVERLQEEAASLFPEARTMVLSSDLITDIETMRSELNEIAEGRVDIIIGTQLVAKGHNFPRLNLVGVVDADLGLGNGDPRAAERTFQLLNQVIGRAGREQGRGVGYLQTHQPEHPVMKALVASNREAFYDSEIEARERAGYPPFGRLAALIVSALNRPDAEGFARKLASLAPRDEHVVVLGPAEAPLAVIKGRYRFRLLVKSSRGFDLSGYLRTWLAEAPKTKGSLTLEVDIDPQSFL, from the coding sequence ATGCCCAGACGAGTTGTCGAAGTCCTCGTCCCGGTGGCGCTGAACCAGACCTATTCCTATGGCGTGCCTGATGGCCTCGATCTCGCGATCGGCGATGTCGTGACCGTGCCGCTCGCGGCGCGCGAAGTGACAGCGGTGGTCTGGGGCGACAATGCCAATCCCGATCCCCGCCTGCACAACCGGCTGAAGGATGTAAGCCACAAGCTCGACGTGCCGCCGCTGCGCGAGGAACTGCGCCGGTTCGTCGATTGGGTGTCGAACTACACGCTGGCCTCGCGCGGCATGGTGGCGCGGATGACGCTGCGGATGGGCGAGCATCTCGGCCCCGAGCGCGTGCGCCTCGGCGTGCGTCGCGTTGGCGATCCGCCGCAGCGGATGACGGCGGCCCGCGCGCGCGTGCTCGATTTGCTCTCGGACAGGTTGCTGCGCGCGAAATCCGAAGCCGCGCAGGAGGCAGGCGTCAGCGCGTCGGTGATCGACGGACTTGTCGATGAAGGCACGCTCGCGGTCGAGCCGATGCCGCGCGAAAAACCGATGCAATCGCCGGACCCTTCATTCGCCGAGCCGGATTTTTCCCCCGAGCAGGGCGAAGCCGCCGCGAAGATGCGCGCGCTTGCCGCACAGGACGATTTCGCGGTCGCGCTGATCGACGGCGTGACGGGCTCTGGCAAGACCGAAGTCTATTTCGAGGCGGTTGCCGAGATCATCCGCAAGAAACGTCAGGCGCTGATCCTGATGCCGGAAATCGCTCTGACGGGGCAATTCCTCGAACGCTTCGCGCAACGCTTCGGCGTGCGGCCCGTTGAATGGCATTCGGAGCTGACCCCGCGCACGCGCGCGCGCAACTGGCTCGCGGTCGCCAACAACGAAGCGCAGGTCGTGGTCGGCGCGCGCTCGGCATTGTTTCTGCCTTACGCGGATCTTGGATTGATCGTGGTCGATGAGGAGCACGATCAGGCCTACAAGCAGAGCGACGGCGCGCATTATCATGCCCGCGACATGGCGGTGGTGCGCGGACACATCGCGAAGATTCCGGTGGTGTTGTCGTCGGCAACGCCATCGGTCGAGACCGAAGTGAACGCGCGCACCGGGCGCTACCGGCGCATCGCGCTGCCGCAACGTTTCGGTGGCCAGCACATGCCGCATATCGAGGCGATCGATCTCAAGCGCGAAGGCCCGCAGCGCGGGCGCTTCATCTCGCCGCCGCTCGCGGAAGCGGTGAAGTTCGCGGTGGAGCGCAAGGAGCAGGCGTTGCTGTTCCTCAACCGCCGGGGCTACGCGCCGCTGACATTATGCCGGGCCTGCGGCCATCGTTTCTCGTGCAACATCTGCGATGCCTGGCTGGTCGATCATCGTTTCCGCCAGCGGCTCGTCTGTCATCATTGCGGGTTCTCGATGCCGCGCCCGCGCTTGTGCCCGCAATGCGGTGCGGAAGAATCGCTCGCCGCTATCGGTCCCGGCGTCGAGCGCTTGCAGGAAGAAGCCGCGAGTCTTTTCCCCGAAGCGCGCACCATGGTCCTCTCCAGCGACCTCATCACCGACATCGAGACGATGCGCTCCGAACTCAACGAGATCGCGGAAGGCCGCGTCGATATCATCATCGGTACGCAACTGGTGGCGAAGGGACATAACTTTCCGCGCCTCAATCTGGTTGGCGTGGTCGATGCCGATCTCGGGCTCGGCAATGGCGATCCGCGTGCCGCCGAACGCACCTTTCAGTTGCTCAATCAGGTGATCGGACGCGCCGGGCGCGAGCAGGGGCGCGGCGTCGGCTATCTGCAAACGCATCAACCCGAGCATCCGGTGATGAAGGCACTGGTCGCCTCTAACCGCGAGGCGTTCTACGACAGCGAGATCGAGGCGCGGGAGCGCGCGGGGTATCCGCCGTTCGGCCGGCTCGCGGCGCTGATCGTTTCGGCTTTGAACCGGCCCGATGCGGAGGGCTTCGCGCGCAAGCTCGCAAGCCTTGCGCCGCGCGACGAGCATGTCGTGGTGCTGGGGCCGGCGGAAGCGCCGCTCGCCGTCATCAAGGGGCGCTATCGTTTTCGCCTGTTGGTGAAATCGTCGCGCGGGTTCGATTTGTCGGGCTATCTGCGGACGTGGCTCGCGGAAGCGCCGAAGACCAAGGGCAGCCTCACGCTCGAAGTCGATATCGATCCGCAGAGCTTTTTGTAA
- a CDS encoding tyrosine recombinase XerC → MPKPKRDRDTILPATADIAAEAARWLAHLKSERRLSPKTLEAYERDLRQCLTFLAEHWGKPVSLKAFAAIEASDVRAFMASRRADDIGGRSLMRALAGLRSFGRFLEREGKGKVGALSAIRAPKISKTLPKPLAVSAARNLTDADIRAGEDRPPWIWARDAAVMALLYGSGLRISEALGLNRRDIPEPGRGDVITVTGKGNKTRMVPVLQGVLEAVQDYIAQCPYPLAPEKPVFVGARGGPLSPRIIQLTMERLRGALGLPDSATPHALRHSFATHLLSRGGDLRAIQELLGHASLSTTQIYTGIDAERLMDVYQSAHPRA, encoded by the coding sequence ATGCCGAAGCCAAAACGCGACCGAGACACGATCCTGCCCGCCACCGCCGACATTGCGGCCGAGGCGGCGCGCTGGCTCGCGCATCTGAAAAGCGAGCGGCGGCTGTCGCCCAAGACGCTGGAAGCCTATGAGCGCGACTTGCGCCAGTGCCTGACGTTTCTGGCGGAGCATTGGGGCAAGCCGGTCTCGCTGAAAGCCTTCGCCGCCATCGAGGCAAGCGACGTGCGCGCCTTCATGGCGTCGCGACGCGCCGACGACATCGGCGGGCGCTCCCTGATGCGCGCGCTCGCGGGCCTGCGCTCGTTCGGCCGGTTTCTCGAGCGCGAAGGCAAGGGCAAGGTCGGTGCGCTGTCCGCGATCCGCGCGCCGAAGATTTCAAAGACGCTGCCGAAGCCGCTCGCCGTCTCCGCCGCGCGCAACCTGACCGACGCCGACATCCGCGCGGGTGAGGATCGTCCGCCATGGATCTGGGCACGCGACGCCGCCGTGATGGCGCTGCTGTATGGCTCCGGCCTGCGCATTTCCGAAGCGCTCGGGCTCAACCGCCGCGACATTCCCGAGCCGGGACGCGGCGACGTCATTACGGTGACGGGCAAAGGCAACAAGACGCGGATGGTGCCGGTGCTGCAAGGCGTGCTGGAGGCCGTGCAGGATTATATCGCCCAGTGCCCCTATCCGCTCGCGCCGGAAAAACCGGTGTTCGTCGGCGCGCGCGGCGGACCATTGTCGCCCCGCATCATCCAGTTGACGATGGAGCGGCTGCGCGGCGCGCTCGGCCTGCCCGACAGCGCCACGCCGCATGCGTTGCGCCACTCGTTTGCGACACATTTATTGTCGCGCGGCGGCGACCTGCGCGCCATTCAGGAATTGCTCGGCCACGCCTCGCTCTCCACCACCCAGATCTATACTGGCATCGACGCCGAACGGCTGATGGACGTCTACCAGAGCGCCCACCCCCGCGCCTGA
- a CDS encoding DUF4337 domain-containing protein: protein MSAHESMEHAEHAEHASGSNKKIALLIAIIALCLAFSETLGKSAQTEAISKNVEAANLWAFFQAKSIRRTQVQTAVEQLKVTSDSSSDEALKTAAAKQIEIWQKTAARYRSEPETGEGSEQLAARAKHAEHDRDLASARYHHFELASAAFQIGIVLASATIITGMMALAWGSGLLALIGIGFTAIGVFAPHAVHLM, encoded by the coding sequence ATGAGCGCTCATGAGAGCATGGAACACGCCGAGCATGCCGAACATGCATCCGGCTCCAACAAGAAGATCGCCCTTCTGATCGCGATCATCGCGTTGTGCCTCGCCTTTTCCGAAACGCTCGGCAAGAGCGCGCAGACCGAGGCCATCAGCAAGAACGTCGAGGCCGCCAACCTCTGGGCCTTCTTCCAGGCGAAAAGCATCCGCCGCACCCAGGTGCAGACCGCCGTCGAACAGTTGAAGGTCACAAGCGACTCGTCCTCCGACGAGGCGCTGAAAACCGCCGCAGCCAAGCAGATCGAAATCTGGCAGAAGACGGCGGCGCGTTACCGCTCCGAACCGGAGACCGGCGAAGGTTCCGAGCAACTGGCCGCGCGCGCCAAGCATGCCGAGCACGACCGCGATCTCGCCTCGGCCCGCTATCATCATTTTGAACTCGCCTCGGCGGCGTTCCAGATCGGCATCGTGCTGGCCTCGGCCACCATCATCACCGGCATGATGGCGCTGGCCTGGGGGTCGGGCCTTCTGGCGCTGATCGGCATCGGCTTCACCGCGATCGGTGTGTTCGCGCCGCATGCGGTGCATTTGATGTAA
- the lpdA gene encoding dihydrolipoyl dehydrogenase, with product MSFDLVVIGTGPGGYVCAIRAAQLGMKVAVVEKNPTFGGTCLNIGCIPSKALLHASERFEEAAHMLPKMGVGVGAPKLDMAALMKFKDDGVDGNVKGVGFLFKKNKIETFTGTGRIAAPGKVEVKGADGKTQVLETKNIVIATGSDVAKLKGVEIDEKRIVSSTGALKLEKVPEKMLVIGAGVIGLELGSVWRRLGAKVTVVEFLDRIIPGMDGEIAKSFQRILEKQGFEFKLGSKVTGVDSSGKTLKVNIEPAAGGKSETLEADVVLVAIGRVPYTDGLGLKEAGVELDQRGRIKTDAHLATNVKGIYAIGDCIAGPMLAHKAEDEGVAVAEILAGQAGHTNYDVIPSVIYTSPEVASVGKTEEDLKQAGVAYNVGKFPFTANGRTKVNQTTDGFVKILADAKTDRVLGAHIIGAEAGEMIHECAVLMEFGGAAEDLARTCHAHPTRSEAVKEAAMAVAKRAIHM from the coding sequence ATGTCTTTCGATCTCGTCGTTATCGGCACCGGCCCCGGCGGTTACGTCTGCGCGATCCGCGCGGCACAGCTCGGCATGAAGGTCGCGGTGGTCGAGAAGAACCCGACCTTCGGCGGCACCTGTCTCAACATCGGCTGCATTCCGTCCAAGGCGCTGTTGCACGCGTCCGAGCGCTTCGAGGAAGCGGCCCACATGCTGCCGAAGATGGGCGTCGGCGTCGGTGCGCCGAAGCTCGATATGGCCGCGCTGATGAAGTTCAAGGACGACGGCGTCGACGGCAACGTCAAGGGCGTCGGCTTCCTGTTCAAGAAGAACAAGATCGAGACCTTCACCGGCACCGGCCGCATCGCCGCGCCCGGCAAGGTCGAGGTCAAGGGCGCGGACGGCAAGACGCAGGTGCTGGAGACGAAGAACATCGTCATCGCCACCGGCTCGGATGTCGCGAAGCTGAAGGGCGTCGAGATCGACGAGAAGCGTATCGTCTCAAGCACCGGCGCGCTGAAGCTCGAGAAGGTGCCGGAAAAGATGCTGGTGATCGGCGCGGGCGTGATCGGCCTCGAACTCGGCTCGGTGTGGCGGCGCCTCGGCGCCAAGGTCACCGTGGTCGAATTCCTCGACCGCATCATTCCGGGCATGGATGGCGAGATCGCGAAGTCGTTCCAGCGCATCCTCGAGAAGCAGGGCTTCGAATTCAAGCTCGGCAGCAAAGTGACCGGAGTCGATTCCTCCGGCAAGACGCTGAAGGTGAACATCGAGCCCGCGGCAGGCGGCAAGAGCGAAACACTGGAGGCCGATGTGGTGCTGGTCGCGATCGGCCGCGTGCCCTACACCGATGGTCTCGGCCTGAAGGAAGCAGGTGTTGAGCTGGATCAGCGCGGCCGTATCAAGACCGACGCCCATCTTGCGACCAACGTGAAGGGCATCTACGCCATCGGCGATTGCATCGCCGGGCCGATGCTCGCGCACAAGGCGGAGGACGAAGGCGTCGCGGTGGCGGAAATTCTCGCGGGGCAGGCCGGTCACACCAATTACGACGTGATCCCGAGTGTGATCTACACCTCTCCGGAAGTGGCCTCGGTCGGCAAGACCGAGGAAGACCTCAAGCAGGCGGGCGTCGCCTACAATGTCGGGAAATTTCCGTTCACCGCCAATGGCCGCACCAAGGTGAACCAGACCACCGATGGTTTTGTGAAAATTCTCGCCGACGCCAAGACGGATCGCGTATTAGGTGCGCACATCATCGGCGCGGAAGCGGGCGAGATGATCCACGAATGCGCGGTGCTGATGGAATTCGGCGGCGCGGCGGAAGATCTCGCGCGCACCTGCCACGCGCACCCGACCCGTTCCGAAGCCGTGAAGGAAGCGGCGATGGCGGTCGCCAAGCGCGCCATTCATATGTGA
- the odhB gene encoding 2-oxoglutarate dehydrogenase complex dihydrolipoyllysine-residue succinyltransferase, with the protein MAEIRVPTLGESVTEATIGRWFKKTGDAVAVDEPLVELETDKVTIEVPAPSAGTLGEIVAKDGETVAVGALLGQITEGAGKPAAAKAAEPAPAKAAAPAAAAPAPAQKSPPADAPQAPSVRKLSAESGIDAGTVPGSGKDGRVTKGDMMAAIEKAASSPTPINQPAASLQVRAPSPADDAAREERVKMTRLRQTIARRLKDVQNTAAMLTTFNEVDMTNVMALRAHYKDLFEKKHHSKLGFMGFFVKACVQALKEVPAVNAEIDGTDLVYKNYYHVGVAVGTDKGLVVPVVRECDHKSIAQIETTIADFGRRARDGQLKIDEMQGGTFTITNGGIYGSLMSTPILNAPQAGILGMHKIQERPVVVGGKIEIRPMMYLALSYDHRVIDGKEAVTFLVRVKENLEDPARLVLDL; encoded by the coding sequence ATGGCTGAAATCCGCGTTCCGACACTCGGCGAATCCGTCACCGAGGCCACCATTGGCCGCTGGTTCAAGAAGACCGGCGATGCCGTCGCCGTCGATGAACCGCTCGTTGAACTGGAGACGGACAAGGTGACCATCGAGGTGCCGGCGCCCTCCGCCGGCACGCTGGGCGAGATCGTCGCCAAGGATGGCGAGACGGTCGCGGTCGGCGCGCTGCTCGGCCAGATCACCGAAGGCGCGGGCAAGCCCGCCGCTGCGAAAGCCGCCGAACCGGCCCCCGCGAAGGCCGCCGCTCCGGCGGCTGCCGCACCCGCTCCGGCGCAGAAATCCCCGCCCGCCGATGCGCCGCAGGCTCCCTCGGTCCGCAAGCTCTCGGCCGAGAGCGGCATCGATGCGGGGACTGTGCCCGGCTCCGGCAAGGATGGCCGCGTCACCAAGGGCGACATGATGGCCGCGATCGAGAAGGCGGCCTCGTCGCCGACGCCGATCAACCAGCCCGCCGCCTCGTTGCAGGTCCGCGCGCCTTCGCCGGCCGACGACGCCGCGCGCGAGGAGCGGGTGAAGATGACGCGGTTGCGCCAGACCATCGCGCGCCGCCTCAAGGACGTGCAGAACACCGCCGCGATGCTGACGACCTTCAACGAGGTCGACATGACCAACGTCATGGCGCTGCGCGCGCACTACAAGGACCTGTTCGAGAAGAAGCACCATTCCAAGCTGGGCTTCATGGGCTTCTTCGTGAAGGCCTGCGTGCAGGCGCTGAAGGAGGTGCCCGCCGTCAACGCCGAGATCGACGGCACCGACCTCGTCTACAAGAACTATTATCACGTCGGTGTCGCGGTCGGCACCGACAAGGGCCTTGTGGTGCCGGTGGTGCGCGAGTGCGATCACAAGTCGATCGCGCAGATCGAGACGACGATCGCCGATTTCGGCAGGCGCGCGCGCGACGGCCAGCTCAAGATCGATGAGATGCAGGGCGGCACCTTCACCATCACCAATGGCGGCATCTACGGCTCGCTGATGTCGACGCCGATCCTCAACGCGCCGCAGGCCGGCATTCTCGGCATGCACAAGATCCAGGAACGGCCGGTCGTGGTCGGCGGCAAGATCGAGATCCGCCCGATGATGTATCTAGCGCTGTCCTACGATCACCGCGTCATCGACGGCAAGGAAGCGGTGACCTTCCTTGTGCGGGTCAAGGAAAACCTCGAGGACCCGGCGCGGCTCGTGCTCGATCTGTAA
- a CDS encoding 2-oxoglutarate dehydrogenase E1 component: MSRQDANANFALTSFLDGANATYIDEMYARYETDPSSLDPEWQSFFKSLNDAPADVEKNARGPSWEKPNWPLSPSDDLTNALDGNWAQVEKVMGDKIAKRAATATPAGGTGTQDILQATRDSVRALMLIRAYRMRGHFHANLDPLGIQEQIGHEELDPKSYGFTDADYDRKIFLDHVLGLEYGSLREIVTICERTYCQTLGVEFMHISNPEQKAWIQERIEGPDKEISFTREGRRAILMKLVEAEGFEKFCDLKFTGTKRFGLDGGEALIPALEQIIKRGGNLGVRDIVFGMPHRGRLNILTQVMGKPHRALFHEFKGGSANPDEVEGSGDVKYHLGASSDREFDNNKVHLSLTANPSHLEIVDPVVLGKTRAKQDQNEDPERLSVLPLLMHGDAAFAGQGVVAECFALSDLKGYRTGGSLHFIVNNQIGFTTYPRYSRSSPYPSDVAKMIDAPIFHVNGDDPEAVVFAAKVAVEFRQKFHKPVVIDMFCYRRHGHNEGDEPAFTQPVMYAKIGKHPSTLDIYSRRLIADGVVTEGEVDKAKADWRARLDAELEAGGGYKPNKADWLDGKWTGFKSSEAGVEPGRVITGVPLEQLKDIGNKITVAPEGFHLHRTVQRFLENRAKAIDSGEGIDWATGEALAFASLMRDGHNVRLSGQDSERGTFSQRHSVLFDQQDESRYTPLNHLGGKVGQYEVINSALSEEAVLAFEYGYSLAEPNTLTAWEAQFGDFANGAQVVFDQFISSAERKWLRMSGLVCLLPHGYEGQGPEHSSARLERFLQMCAEDNIQVANLTTPANYFHVLRRQLAREFRKPLILMTPKSLLRHKRAVSKLEEFGADTSFHRILRDDAEAGGEIKLVEDARIRRVILCSGKVYYDLLEEREKRGIDDIYLLRIEQLYPVPLKTMVQVLERFKGAEFVWCQEEPRNMGAWHFIEPYLEWVLNQIGAANKRPRYAGRAAAAATATGLMSKHLAQLKAFLDEALG, encoded by the coding sequence ATGTCCCGCCAGGACGCGAACGCCAATTTCGCTCTTACTTCCTTCCTCGACGGCGCCAATGCCACCTACATCGACGAGATGTACGCCCGCTACGAGACGGACCCTTCCTCGCTCGATCCTGAATGGCAGTCGTTCTTCAAAAGCCTCAATGACGCTCCCGCCGACGTCGAGAAGAATGCGCGCGGCCCGTCGTGGGAAAAGCCGAACTGGCCGCTGTCGCCCAGCGACGATCTGACCAACGCGCTCGACGGCAACTGGGCGCAGGTCGAAAAGGTGATGGGCGACAAGATCGCCAAGCGCGCGGCCACCGCCACGCCGGCCGGCGGCACCGGCACGCAGGACATCTTGCAGGCGACGCGCGATTCGGTTCGCGCCCTGATGCTGATCCGCGCCTATCGCATGCGCGGTCATTTCCATGCCAATCTCGATCCGCTCGGCATTCAGGAGCAGATCGGGCACGAAGAACTCGATCCGAAATCCTACGGCTTCACCGACGCCGATTACGACCGCAAGATCTTCCTCGATCATGTGCTTGGCCTCGAATATGGCTCGCTGCGCGAGATCGTCACGATCTGCGAGCGCACCTACTGCCAGACGCTCGGCGTCGAATTCATGCACATCTCCAACCCGGAGCAGAAGGCATGGATTCAGGAACGCATCGAAGGTCCGGACAAGGAAATCAGCTTCACCCGCGAAGGCCGCCGCGCGATTCTGATGAAGCTCGTCGAAGCCGAAGGCTTCGAGAAGTTCTGCGACCTCAAGTTCACCGGCACCAAGCGGTTCGGTCTCGACGGCGGTGAGGCTCTCATTCCCGCGCTCGAACAGATCATCAAGCGCGGCGGCAATCTCGGCGTGCGCGACATCGTGTTCGGTATGCCGCATCGTGGACGTCTCAACATCCTGACACAGGTGATGGGCAAGCCGCACCGCGCGCTGTTTCATGAATTCAAGGGCGGCTCCGCCAATCCCGACGAAGTCGAAGGCTCGGGCGACGTCAAATATCACCTCGGCGCCTCATCCGATCGCGAGTTCGACAACAACAAGGTCCACCTGTCGCTGACGGCGAACCCGTCGCATCTCGAGATCGTCGATCCGGTGGTGCTCGGCAAGACCCGCGCCAAGCAGGACCAGAACGAGGACCCGGAGCGGCTCTCGGTCTTGCCGCTCCTGATGCATGGCGACGCGGCGTTCGCGGGACAGGGCGTGGTGGCGGAATGCTTCGCGCTGTCGGACCTGAAGGGCTATCGCACCGGCGGTTCGCTGCATTTCATCGTCAACAACCAGATCGGCTTCACCACCTATCCGCGTTACTCGCGTTCCTCGCCGTATCCCTCCGACGTGGCGAAGATGATCGACGCGCCGATCTTCCACGTCAACGGCGACGATCCCGAAGCGGTGGTGTTCGCCGCCAAGGTCGCGGTCGAATTCCGGCAGAAATTCCACAAGCCGGTCGTCATCGACATGTTCTGCTACCGCCGGCATGGCCACAACGAAGGCGACGAGCCTGCGTTCACCCAGCCGGTGATGTACGCCAAGATCGGCAAGCACCCCTCCACGCTCGATATCTATTCCAGGCGGCTGATCGCCGATGGCGTGGTGACCGAGGGCGAGGTCGATAAGGCCAAGGCCGATTGGCGCGCGCGGCTCGATGCCGAGCTTGAGGCCGGCGGGGGCTACAAGCCGAACAAGGCCGACTGGCTCGATGGCAAGTGGACCGGATTCAAATCGTCCGAGGCCGGCGTCGAACCGGGCCGCGTGATCACCGGCGTGCCGCTCGAACAGCTCAAGGACATCGGCAACAAGATCACCGTGGCGCCCGAGGGCTTCCACCTGCATCGCACGGTGCAGCGGTTCCTTGAAAACCGCGCCAAGGCGATCGATAGCGGCGAGGGCATCGACTGGGCGACCGGCGAGGCGCTGGCGTTCGCCTCGCTGATGCGCGACGGCCACAATGTCCGCCTGTCGGGGCAGGATTCGGAGCGCGGCACGTTCTCGCAGCGTCACTCGGTGCTGTTCGACCAGCAGGACGAGAGCCGCTACACGCCGCTCAACCATCTCGGCGGCAAGGTCGGCCAATACGAGGTCATCAACTCCGCGTTGTCCGAGGAGGCGGTGCTTGCGTTCGAATACGGCTACTCGCTGGCCGAGCCGAACACGCTGACGGCGTGGGAAGCGCAGTTCGGCGATTTCGCCAATGGCGCGCAGGTGGTGTTCGACCAGTTCATTTCCTCGGCCGAGCGCAAATGGCTGCGCATGTCCGGCCTCGTCTGTCTGCTGCCGCATGGCTATGAAGGGCAAGGGCCGGAGCATTCATCGGCGCGTCTGGAGCGCTTCCTGCAAATGTGCGCGGAAGACAATATCCAGGTCGCCAACCTCACCACGCCCGCGAATTATTTCCATGTCCTGCGGCGTCAGCTCGCGCGCGAATTCCGCAAGCCGCTGATCCTGATGACGCCGAAGTCGCTGCTGCGGCACAAGCGCGCCGTGTCGAAACTCGAGGAGTTCGGGGCCGACACCTCGTTCCACCGCATCCTGCGCGACGACGCTGAGGCGGGCGGCGAGATCAAGCTGGTGGAGGACGCCAGGATTCGCCGCGTCATCCTCTGCTCGGGCAAGGTCTATTACGATCTTCTCGAGGAGCGCGAGAAGCGCGGCATCGACGATATCTATCTGCTGCGCATCGAACAGCTTTATCCGGTGCCGCTGAAGACGATGGTGCAGGTGCTGGAACGCTTCAAGGGCGCGGAGTTTGTCTGGTGCCAGGAAGAGCCGCGCAACATGGGCGCCTGGCACTTCATCGAGCCGTATCTGGAGTGGGTGCTCAATCAGATCGGTGCGGCGAACAAGCGTCCGCGTTATGCCGGACGTGCCGCCGCCGCCGCGACCGCGACCGGGTTGATGTCGAAGCATCTCGCCCAGTTGAAGGCGTTCCTTGACGAGGCGCTCGGCTGA
- the mdh gene encoding malate dehydrogenase has protein sequence MARNKIALIGSGQIGGTLAHLVGLKELGDVVMFDIAEGIPQGKSLDIAQSSPISGFDAEMKGTNSYEALAGADVCIVTAGVPRKPGMSRDDLLGINLKVMEQVGAGISKYAPDAFVICITNPLDAMVWALQKASKLPAKKVVGMAGVLDSARFRYFLADEFNVSVEDVTAFVLGGHGDSMVPLTRYSTVAGIPLPDLVKMGWTSQARIDEIVTRTRNGGAEIVNLLKTGSAFYAPAASAIAMAESYLRDKKRVVPCAAYLNGEYGVKDTYVGVPVVIGAKGVERVVEIELTGKDREAFDKSVEAVQTLTDACKKIAPDLLGK, from the coding sequence ATGGCACGTAACAAGATTGCGTTGATCGGTTCTGGCCAGATCGGCGGCACCCTTGCCCATCTCGTCGGCCTGAAAGAGCTCGGCGACGTCGTGATGTTCGACATCGCCGAGGGCATCCCGCAGGGCAAATCGCTCGATATCGCGCAGTCCTCGCCGATCAGCGGGTTCGATGCCGAGATGAAAGGCACCAATTCGTATGAGGCGCTTGCGGGCGCGGATGTCTGCATCGTCACCGCCGGCGTGCCGCGCAAGCCCGGCATGAGCCGTGACGATCTTCTGGGCATCAATCTCAAGGTGATGGAACAGGTCGGCGCGGGCATTTCGAAATACGCCCCCGACGCCTTCGTGATCTGCATCACCAACCCGCTCGACGCGATGGTGTGGGCGTTGCAGAAGGCGTCCAAGCTGCCCGCGAAGAAAGTGGTCGGCATGGCCGGCGTGCTGGATTCGGCGCGCTTCCGTTATTTCCTCGCCGACGAGTTCAATGTTTCGGTCGAGGACGTCACCGCGTTCGTGCTCGGCGGTCACGGCGATTCCATGGTGCCGCTGACGCGCTATTCCACCGTCGCGGGCATCCCGCTGCCGGACCTCGTGAAGATGGGCTGGACCTCGCAGGCGCGGATCGACGAGATCGTCACCCGCACCCGCAACGGCGGCGCCGAGATCGTCAACCTGCTCAAGACCGGCTCGGCTTTCTATGCGCCGGCGGCGTCCGCCATCGCGATGGCGGAAAGCTATCTGCGCGACAAGAAGCGGGTGGTGCCGTGCGCGGCCTATCTCAACGGCGAGTACGGCGTGAAGGACACCTATGTCGGCGTGCCGGTGGTGATCGGCGCCAAGGGTGTCGAGCGCGTCGTCGAAATCGAGCTGACGGGCAAGGACCGCGAAGCCTTCGACAAGTCGGTCGAGGCCGTGCAGACCCTCACCGACGCCTGCAAAAAAATCGCACCTGATCTGCTCGGAAAATAA